One Streptomyces sp. NBC_01237 genomic region harbors:
- a CDS encoding LCP family glycopolymer transferase, translated as MDAQSRGRADDIDPADQWVLNPHTGNYELRLDQSAGESSGAPRVAGPRGPGRKDGPARSASRDGSGRQGQRTGDGTEPADAPRREVPGQRSRRSSQGGRGQETAAAGAGRRKRKPPKARRKKALLWTGGVMAFVVVAGSAGAYALYQHFNGNLNTVDVGDAGSKNVIAEGPMNILIIGTDKRTGKGNEGYGDKGSTGHADTNILFHVSEDRTNATAMSIPRDLMIEIPDCETKQKDGSTKVIPGTANDRFNTSLGQAGRDPGCTMRTVKQITGIQVDHFMMVDFNAVKELSTAVGGVKVCMAKPIDDPKSHLKLPKGESTVQGEKALALLRTRHSFGNESDLDRIKVQQQFLGSMIRQMKSDDTLTSAPKLYKLADAATKALTVDSGIGSVKKLTSLAQEIGKVDTKNITFVTMPVIDNPAEPTPITVVPAPEKAEALFAMMRSDTSLTEVNKQKKAAKSKQAKLLKGPKADAADVRVDVLNGGNIPGAAGSTVTWLQNDKGVLKSTNKANAPAKIDKTTLAYAPNQADQARALAEMMGLPASALKKGTTDAEGLQAMVLTLGADFEGAGKPITGPAKAPADIQRASADKAECAK; from the coding sequence GTGGATGCGCAAAGCCGTGGGCGGGCGGACGATATCGACCCCGCAGACCAGTGGGTACTGAACCCGCACACCGGCAACTACGAACTGCGACTGGATCAATCCGCAGGGGAGTCGTCCGGTGCGCCGCGAGTGGCGGGACCCCGCGGACCGGGCCGCAAGGACGGGCCCGCCCGGAGCGCCTCGCGCGACGGGTCCGGGCGTCAGGGGCAGCGCACGGGCGACGGCACCGAACCGGCGGACGCTCCGCGCCGCGAGGTGCCGGGACAGCGCAGCCGCCGTTCGTCGCAGGGCGGCCGCGGCCAGGAGACCGCCGCGGCGGGCGCCGGCCGCCGCAAGCGCAAGCCCCCCAAGGCCCGCAGGAAGAAGGCGCTGCTGTGGACGGGCGGGGTGATGGCGTTCGTCGTCGTCGCTGGCTCGGCCGGTGCGTACGCCCTCTACCAGCACTTCAACGGCAACCTCAACACGGTCGACGTGGGTGACGCGGGCAGCAAGAACGTCATCGCCGAAGGGCCGATGAACATCCTGATCATCGGCACCGACAAGCGCACCGGCAAGGGCAACGAGGGGTACGGCGACAAGGGCAGCACCGGCCACGCCGACACCAACATCCTCTTCCACGTCTCCGAGGACCGCACCAACGCGACGGCGATGAGCATCCCGCGCGACCTGATGATCGAGATCCCCGACTGCGAGACGAAGCAGAAGGACGGCTCGACCAAGGTCATCCCGGGCACCGCGAACGACCGTTTCAACACCAGCCTGGGCCAGGCGGGGCGCGACCCCGGCTGCACCATGCGGACGGTCAAGCAGATCACCGGCATACAGGTCGACCACTTCATGATGGTCGACTTCAACGCCGTCAAGGAGCTGTCCACCGCGGTCGGCGGCGTCAAGGTCTGCATGGCCAAGCCGATCGACGACCCGAAGTCGCACCTCAAACTTCCCAAGGGCGAGTCGACCGTCCAGGGCGAGAAGGCACTCGCCCTGCTGCGCACCCGGCACAGCTTCGGCAACGAGAGCGACCTCGACCGGATCAAGGTGCAGCAGCAGTTCCTCGGCTCGATGATCCGGCAGATGAAGTCGGACGACACCCTGACCAGTGCCCCGAAGCTGTACAAGCTGGCGGACGCGGCCACCAAGGCGCTCACGGTCGACTCCGGTATCGGCAGCGTGAAGAAGCTGACGAGCCTCGCCCAGGAGATCGGCAAGGTCGACACCAAGAACATCACCTTCGTGACCATGCCGGTGATCGACAACCCGGCCGAGCCGACCCCGATCACCGTCGTACCGGCGCCCGAGAAGGCCGAGGCGCTGTTCGCGATGATGCGCTCGGACACCTCGCTCACCGAGGTCAACAAGCAGAAGAAGGCGGCCAAGAGCAAGCAGGCGAAGCTCCTCAAGGGCCCGAAGGCCGACGCGGCCGACGTACGCGTGGATGTCCTCAACGGCGGCAACATCCCCGGGGCCGCGGGCTCCACGGTGACCTGGCTCCAGAACGACAAGGGCGTACTGAAGTCCACCAACAAGGCCAACGCCCCGGCCAAGATCGACAAGACGACGCTCGCGTACGCGCCCAACCAGGCCGACCAGGCGCGAGCGCTCGCCGAGATGATGGGGCTGCCCGCCTCGGCCCTCAAGAAGGGCACCACCGACGCCGAAGGACTGCAGGCGATGGTGCTGACCCTGGGGGCGGACTTCGAGGGTGCGGGCAAGCCCATCACCGGGCCGGCGAAGGCGCCGGCCGATATCCAGAGAGCAAGCGCCGACAAGGCGGAATGCGCCAAGTGA
- a CDS encoding LCP family protein, translated as MDADVTDSAGTPADPEPPAENKPQDGSRGGSQEDSRDAAAQNGTDKAGGTDKAGGADGTDEAGGAAEGAGDTGPDADPSPSPGAGAADGVQTWADRPKDGIAAQHRSHWLRWTALAASFLVLIAAGVGWWLYKKLDGNIRTDTSVAAELKAYEKERPTPVAQDALNILLIGSDSRSGDNREYGRDDGGSQRSDTTILLHLAADRKSATAMSVPRDLMADIPSCRTADKQHTREQFAQFNSAFELGGTACTIRTIERMTGIRVDHHMVVDFNGFKDMVDAVNGVEICLKEPIDDADAHLKLPAGRQKLDGEEALGYVRARKSIGNGSDTERMDRQQRFLGALVNKMQSNGVLLNPTRLYPVLDAATKSLTTDPGLDSLRDLYDLVRGMRNVPTDKVQFLTVPRQPYSQNINRDELVEPDASRLFKQLREDQPVTVVPAGELKDKDADKGTDGGTSDGKPDDPGSGTPTPEPTYSGSSAADDLCKQ; from the coding sequence ATGGACGCAGACGTGACCGACAGCGCTGGCACGCCGGCCGACCCGGAGCCCCCGGCAGAGAACAAGCCGCAGGACGGGTCGCGGGGCGGGTCGCAGGAAGACTCCCGGGACGCCGCCGCACAGAACGGGACGGACAAGGCGGGCGGGACGGACAAGGCGGGCGGGGCCGACGGGACGGACGAGGCGGGCGGGGCGGCCGAGGGCGCGGGGGACACCGGTCCCGACGCGGACCCCAGCCCCAGCCCCGGCGCCGGCGCCGCCGACGGGGTGCAGACCTGGGCCGACCGGCCCAAGGACGGCATCGCCGCCCAGCACAGGAGCCACTGGCTCCGTTGGACCGCCCTCGCCGCCTCGTTCCTCGTCCTGATCGCCGCGGGCGTCGGCTGGTGGCTGTACAAGAAGCTCGACGGCAACATCAGAACCGATACGAGCGTCGCCGCCGAGCTCAAGGCGTACGAGAAGGAACGGCCCACCCCGGTCGCGCAGGACGCCCTCAACATCCTGCTCATCGGCTCCGACAGCAGGTCCGGCGACAACCGCGAGTACGGCCGAGACGACGGCGGCAGCCAGCGCTCCGACACCACGATCCTGCTGCACCTCGCGGCGGACCGGAAGAGCGCCACCGCCATGTCCGTCCCACGCGACCTGATGGCGGACATCCCGAGCTGCCGCACCGCGGACAAGCAGCACACCAGGGAACAGTTCGCCCAGTTCAACTCGGCCTTCGAGCTCGGCGGGACGGCGTGCACGATCCGCACCATCGAGCGGATGACCGGCATTCGCGTCGACCATCACATGGTCGTCGACTTCAACGGTTTCAAGGACATGGTCGACGCGGTGAACGGCGTCGAGATCTGCCTCAAGGAGCCGATCGACGATGCCGACGCGCATCTCAAGCTCCCCGCGGGCCGGCAGAAGCTCGACGGCGAGGAGGCGCTCGGATACGTACGCGCCCGCAAGTCCATCGGCAACGGCAGCGACACCGAGCGGATGGACCGCCAGCAGAGATTCCTGGGTGCCCTGGTCAACAAGATGCAGAGCAACGGCGTCCTGCTCAACCCGACCCGGCTGTACCCGGTGCTGGACGCGGCGACCAAGTCGCTGACGACGGACCCGGGGCTGGACTCACTGCGGGACCTGTACGACCTGGTCCGTGGGATGCGCAACGTACCGACCGACAAGGTGCAGTTCCTGACGGTGCCCCGGCAGCCGTACAGCCAGAACATCAACCGGGACGAACTCGTCGAACCGGACGCGAGCAGGCTGTTCAAGCAACTCCGGGAGGACCAGCCGGTCACCGTGGTCCCGGCCGGCGAACTCAAGGACAAGGACGCCGACAAGGGCACCGACGGGGGCACTTCCGACGGGAAACCGGACGATCCCGGCTCCGGAACTCCGACCCCCGAGCCCACGTATTCGGGTTCGAGCGCGGCCGACGACCTGTGTAAGCAGTAA
- a CDS encoding coenzyme F420-0:L-glutamate ligase, whose protein sequence is MSGTGAGAPSFRVWALPGMPEVRAGDDLAKLIAAVEPGLVDGDVLLVTSKIVSKAEGRIVEAADREAAIDAETVRVVARRGTLRIVENRQGLVMAAAGVDASNTPAGTVLLLPEDPDASARAIRDGLRDTLGVEIGVVVTDTFGRPWRTGLTDVAIGAAGVRVLDDLRGGTDAYGNPLSATVVATADELAAAGDLVKGKAAGLPVAVVRGLPHVVGGSGDADPGARAMVRGAADDMFRLGTSEAVREAVGLRRTVREFTDDPVDPGAVRRAVAAAVTAPAPHHTTPWRFVLLESPESRTRLLDAMRDAWIADLRRDGRSEESIAKRVRRGDVLRNAPYLAVPCLVMDGSHTYGDERRDTAEREMFVVAAGAGVQNFLVALAGERLGSAWVSSTMFCRDVVREVLELPESWDPLGAVAVGRPAGAARERGVRDVEGFVAVR, encoded by the coding sequence ATGAGCGGGACCGGCGCCGGCGCGCCCTCCTTCCGGGTGTGGGCGCTGCCCGGAATGCCCGAGGTGCGGGCGGGGGACGACCTCGCGAAGCTGATCGCCGCCGTGGAACCGGGGCTGGTGGACGGCGATGTCCTGCTCGTCACCTCGAAGATCGTCTCCAAGGCGGAGGGCCGCATCGTCGAGGCCGCGGACCGGGAAGCGGCGATCGACGCCGAGACGGTACGGGTGGTGGCGCGGCGCGGCACGCTGCGGATCGTGGAGAACCGGCAGGGGCTGGTCATGGCCGCCGCCGGGGTCGATGCCTCGAACACGCCCGCCGGAACCGTCCTGCTGCTGCCCGAGGACCCCGACGCCTCGGCGCGGGCGATCCGGGACGGGCTGCGGGACACGCTCGGGGTGGAGATCGGGGTCGTCGTCACGGACACCTTCGGACGGCCCTGGCGCACCGGACTGACCGATGTCGCGATCGGGGCGGCCGGGGTACGGGTGCTGGACGATCTGCGGGGCGGGACGGACGCGTACGGCAATCCCCTCAGCGCCACGGTCGTCGCGACCGCGGACGAGCTGGCCGCGGCCGGTGACCTGGTCAAGGGCAAGGCGGCGGGGCTGCCCGTCGCGGTGGTGCGGGGGCTGCCGCACGTGGTGGGCGGGTCCGGTGACGCGGATCCGGGGGCCCGCGCCATGGTGCGGGGCGCGGCCGACGACATGTTCCGGCTCGGGACGTCGGAGGCGGTGCGCGAGGCGGTGGGCCTGCGGCGTACGGTGCGCGAGTTCACGGACGATCCGGTGGATCCGGGGGCGGTACGGCGTGCCGTGGCCGCGGCGGTGACGGCTCCGGCGCCGCACCATACGACGCCGTGGCGTTTCGTCCTGCTGGAGTCGCCCGAGTCGCGGACCCGGCTGCTCGACGCGATGCGGGACGCGTGGATCGCGGATCTGCGGCGCGACGGCAGGAGCGAGGAGTCGATCGCGAAGCGGGTGCGGCGGGGCGACGTCCTGCGCAACGCGCCGTATCTGGCGGTGCCGTGCCTGGTGATGGACGGCTCCCACACGTACGGGGACGAGCGCCGGGACACGGCGGAGCGCGAGATGTTCGTGGTCGCCGCGGGAGCGGGCGTACAGAACTTCCTGGTGGCGCTGGCGGGTGAGCGGCTCGGCTCGGCGTGGGTGTCCTCGACGATGTTCTGCCGGGATGTGGTGCGGGAGGTGCTGGAGCTGCCGGAGTCCTGGGATCCGTTGGGAGCGGTGGCGGTGGGGCGTCCGGCGGGGGCGGCGCGGGAGCGGGGGGTTCGGGACGTGGAGGGGTTTGTTGCCGTGCGGTGA
- a CDS encoding DNA-3-methyladenine glycosylase family protein codes for MAGRFAPRTARPAVRHQAAPAATAAPSAPAGRTEQALTREWTPPGPLDLRLVLGPLRRGPADPTFRMVADGTFWRATRTPAGPGTLRVAARDGRIEAAAWGAGADWLLDQLPVLLGATDDPDAFVPRHRLLAVTRHRRPGLRLLRTGLVLESLIPSILEQKVTTDEAYRAWRLLVRRHGTPAPGPATDLDLHVMPDPRTWSLIPSWEWHRAGVDNKRSATILRAVRVARRLEEAAGMELPEAKTRLELIPGIGPWTSAETLQRSNGSPDAVTVGDLHLPGIVGHALADNRDADDDAMLTLLTPYEGQRHRATRLILLSGHTPKRRAPRMTPRNIAHL; via the coding sequence GTGGCAGGACGTTTCGCCCCCCGCACCGCGCGACCGGCTGTGCGGCATCAGGCTGCCCCGGCGGCGACCGCGGCTCCGTCCGCCCCGGCCGGGCGGACGGAACAGGCGCTGACCAGGGAGTGGACCCCGCCGGGCCCCCTGGACCTGCGGCTGGTCCTGGGCCCCCTGCGCCGGGGCCCCGCCGACCCCACGTTCCGTATGGTCGCGGACGGTACGTTCTGGCGGGCCACCCGCACACCCGCGGGCCCCGGCACGCTCCGTGTCGCGGCGCGCGACGGCCGGATCGAGGCGGCCGCCTGGGGTGCGGGCGCGGACTGGCTCCTGGACCAGCTCCCCGTCCTCCTCGGCGCGACGGACGACCCGGACGCCTTCGTCCCGCGCCACCGGCTGCTCGCCGTGACCCGGCACCGCCGCCCCGGCCTGCGGCTGCTGCGGACGGGCCTGGTCCTGGAATCCCTGATCCCGTCGATCCTGGAGCAGAAGGTCACCACGGACGAGGCGTACCGCGCCTGGCGCCTCCTGGTCCGCCGGCACGGGACCCCGGCGCCCGGCCCCGCCACGGACCTGGACCTCCATGTGATGCCGGACCCGCGCACCTGGTCGCTGATCCCGTCCTGGGAATGGCACCGGGCGGGCGTCGACAACAAGCGCTCGGCGACGATCCTGCGCGCGGTCCGGGTGGCCCGCCGCTTGGAGGAGGCGGCGGGAATGGAACTGCCCGAGGCGAAGACCCGCCTGGAACTGATCCCCGGCATCGGCCCCTGGACCTCCGCCGAAACCCTTCAGCGCTCGAACGGTTCCCCCGACGCGGTCACCGTGGGCGACCTCCACCTCCCGGGCATCGTCGGCCACGCCCTGGCGGACAACAGAGACGCCGACGACGACGCCATGCTGACCCTGCTCACCCCCTACGAGGGCCAACGCCACCGAGCGACCCGCCTGATCCTGCTCTCGGGCCACACCCCGAAACGACGCGCCCCCCGCATGACCCCACGCAACATCGCCCACCTGTAG
- a CDS encoding TIGR03089 family protein, which produces MNASDRTPADLLRSALASDPARPLVTFYDDATGERVELSVATFANWVAKTANLLQGDLAAEPGDRLALLLPAHWQSAVWLLACSSVGVVADVQGDPASADLVVSGPDTLERARACRGERVALALRPLGGRFPQPPEGFMDYAVDVPAQGDRFAPFAPVDPDAPALAVGGVELTGAQLVAKAREDAAALGLVPGSRLLTGRTYDSWEGLSAGLFAPLAAGGSVVLCRHLGQLGEDGLAKRVESERVTNTAV; this is translated from the coding sequence ATGAACGCCAGCGACCGTACCCCCGCCGACCTGCTGCGATCCGCACTCGCCTCGGACCCGGCCCGCCCACTGGTCACTTTCTACGACGACGCCACCGGAGAACGCGTCGAACTGTCGGTGGCCACCTTCGCCAATTGGGTGGCCAAGACCGCCAATCTGCTGCAGGGCGACCTGGCCGCGGAACCCGGTGACCGGCTCGCCCTGCTGCTTCCCGCGCACTGGCAGTCCGCGGTCTGGCTGCTCGCCTGCTCCTCGGTCGGGGTGGTCGCCGATGTGCAGGGCGACCCGGCCTCGGCCGACCTCGTCGTCAGCGGCCCGGACACGCTGGAGCGCGCCCGCGCCTGCCGCGGCGAACGGGTCGCGCTGGCGCTGCGCCCGCTCGGCGGGCGGTTCCCGCAGCCGCCCGAGGGCTTCATGGACTACGCGGTGGACGTACCCGCCCAGGGCGACCGCTTCGCTCCGTTCGCGCCGGTGGACCCGGACGCGCCCGCGCTCGCCGTGGGCGGGGTCGAGCTGACGGGGGCGCAACTCGTCGCCAAGGCGCGCGAGGACGCCGCCGCTCTGGGGCTCGTACCCGGATCGCGGCTGCTCACGGGGCGTACCTACGACAGCTGGGAGGGGCTAAGTGCCGGGCTCTTCGCGCCGCTGGCCGCCGGAGGCTCCGTGGTCCTGTGCCGACACCTCGGACAGCTCGGCGAGGACGGTCTGGCCAAGCGTGTGGAGAGCGAGCGGGTGACCAACACCGCAGTATGA
- a CDS encoding LCP family protein codes for MGRSSTPGEGTRPRVRHADQLGWDESLYEEDGENGRGNRSGGRSRGTGGGERPGGSGDSGGGGDSGTPESGHRHGGPNRRSRRAAKGGKRRIMRWVASVLALLILGTGGAGYLYYEHLNSNIKKEDLTLGDKKMADHKANAAGQTPLNVLLIGSDARDSKENQKLGGAKETFGGRPLADVQMLLHLSADRSNLSVVSMPRDTMLKMPKCTDPKTDKVYPASTGNVQTNESLGRGGPGCTVATWYELTGITIDHFMMIDFAGVVSMADAIGGVPVCVDANIESRSRDGKGSGLKLEKGTTPIKGEQALQWLRTRYGFEDNTDLGRAKAQHQYMNSMVRQLRKGTKLTDPAKLMNLAEAATDALTVDKGLDTVKKLYDLAEELKKVPTKRITMSTMPNVYGTGTLKGRVFPKAGDAEQLFRMVREDIPLDGKASKRKATVTKDPSAPVGEIAVSVRNATRTDTLGPAGGRAGAVQKQLKDAGFAKTTVDTQNVTGAARTGILYPSADMEGDAQAVAKALGIPVSLVKKSTDVSGISLAVGADWREGGAYPAPKGQEKTPDSAEALNGEEEACMKVNPNYTWS; via the coding sequence GTGGGACGCAGCAGCACACCCGGGGAGGGGACGCGACCACGCGTCCGGCACGCCGATCAACTCGGCTGGGACGAGAGTCTCTACGAGGAGGACGGCGAGAACGGTAGGGGGAACAGGAGCGGCGGCAGGAGCCGGGGCACCGGCGGAGGCGAGCGGCCCGGCGGGAGCGGGGATTCCGGCGGGGGCGGGGATTCCGGCACGCCCGAGAGCGGGCACCGCCACGGAGGCCCCAACCGCCGTAGCCGACGCGCGGCCAAAGGCGGCAAACGGCGCATAATGCGCTGGGTCGCGTCCGTGCTCGCGCTGCTGATACTCGGTACCGGTGGCGCCGGTTACCTCTACTACGAGCACCTCAACAGCAACATCAAGAAAGAGGACCTGACGCTCGGCGACAAGAAGATGGCCGATCACAAGGCCAACGCCGCCGGTCAGACCCCGCTGAACGTCCTGCTCATCGGTTCCGACGCGCGGGACTCCAAGGAGAACCAGAAGCTGGGCGGCGCGAAGGAGACCTTCGGCGGTCGCCCGCTCGCGGATGTGCAGATGCTGCTCCATCTCTCGGCGGACCGCAGCAACCTCTCGGTCGTCAGCATGCCGCGCGACACGATGCTGAAGATGCCCAAGTGCACCGATCCCAAGACGGACAAGGTGTATCCGGCCAGCACCGGGAACGTACAGACCAACGAGAGTCTGGGCCGCGGCGGCCCCGGCTGCACGGTGGCCACCTGGTACGAGCTCACCGGCATCACGATCGACCACTTCATGATGATCGACTTCGCGGGTGTGGTCTCGATGGCCGACGCGATCGGCGGCGTCCCGGTCTGTGTCGACGCCAACATCGAATCGCGCTCCAGGGACGGCAAGGGCTCCGGGCTGAAGCTGGAGAAGGGCACCACGCCCATCAAGGGCGAGCAGGCGCTCCAGTGGCTGCGCACCCGGTACGGCTTCGAGGACAACACCGACCTCGGCCGCGCCAAGGCCCAGCACCAGTACATGAATTCGATGGTCCGCCAGCTGCGCAAGGGCACCAAGCTGACCGACCCCGCGAAGCTGATGAACCTCGCCGAGGCCGCCACGGACGCGCTGACGGTCGACAAGGGCCTCGACACGGTCAAGAAGCTCTACGACCTGGCCGAGGAGCTCAAGAAGGTCCCGACCAAGCGCATCACCATGTCGACCATGCCGAACGTGTACGGCACGGGCACGCTCAAGGGCCGGGTGTTCCCCAAGGCGGGCGACGCCGAGCAGCTGTTCCGGATGGTGCGCGAGGACATCCCGCTCGACGGCAAGGCGTCCAAGCGCAAGGCGACCGTCACCAAGGACCCGTCCGCACCGGTCGGCGAGATCGCGGTGAGCGTGCGCAACGCGACCCGCACCGACACCCTCGGCCCGGCCGGGGGGCGCGCCGGTGCGGTGCAGAAGCAGCTCAAGGACGCGGGCTTCGCGAAGACCACGGTCGACACGCAGAACGTGACCGGCGCCGCGCGGACCGGAATCCTGTACCCGAGCGCCGATATGGAGGGTGACGCGCAGGCGGTCGCCAAGGCGCTCGGCATCCCGGTCTCGCTGGTGAAGAAGTCGACCGATGTCTCGGGCATCTCACTGGCGGTGGGAGCCGACTGGCGGGAGGGCGGGGCCTACCCCGCGCCCAAGGGTCAGGAGAAGACCCCGGACTCGGCCGAGGCGCTCAACGGCGAGGAAGAGGCGTGCATGAAGGTCAACCCGAACTACACCTGGTCCTGA
- the cofD gene encoding 2-phospho-L-lactate transferase produces MRIVVLAGGIGGARFLRGLKQAAPDADITVIGNTGDDIHLFGLKVCPDLDTVMYTLGGGINEEQGWGRTDESFHVKEELAAYGVGPEWFGLGDRDFATHIVRTQMLGAGYPLSAVTEALCARWQPGVRLLPMSDDRVETHVAVDVDGETKAIHFQEYWVKLRASVEAQAIVPVGADQAKPAPGVLEAIASADVIVFPPSNPVVSVGTILAVPGIREAIAEAGVPVVGLSPIVGDAPVRGMADKVLAAVGVESTAAAVARHYGSGLLDGWLVDTVDAGAVDEVEAAGIRCRAVPLMMTDVDATAEMARQALALAEEVRA; encoded by the coding sequence GCCTCAAGCAGGCCGCGCCCGACGCGGACATCACGGTGATCGGCAACACGGGTGATGACATCCATCTGTTCGGGCTGAAGGTATGTCCCGACCTCGACACCGTCATGTACACCCTCGGCGGTGGCATCAACGAGGAGCAGGGCTGGGGGCGTACCGACGAGAGCTTCCACGTCAAGGAGGAGCTCGCGGCGTACGGCGTGGGACCCGAATGGTTCGGGCTCGGCGACCGTGACTTCGCGACCCATATCGTCCGTACGCAGATGCTGGGCGCGGGTTATCCGCTGAGCGCGGTCACCGAGGCGCTCTGCGCCCGCTGGCAGCCGGGGGTCCGGCTGCTGCCGATGTCCGACGACCGGGTCGAGACACATGTGGCGGTCGACGTGGACGGCGAGACCAAGGCGATCCACTTCCAGGAGTACTGGGTCAAGCTGCGCGCCTCGGTGGAGGCGCAGGCGATCGTGCCGGTCGGCGCGGACCAGGCCAAGCCGGCGCCCGGCGTGCTGGAGGCCATCGCTTCCGCCGATGTCATCGTCTTCCCGCCGTCCAACCCGGTGGTGTCGGTGGGGACGATCCTGGCGGTGCCCGGGATCCGGGAAGCGATCGCCGAGGCCGGAGTGCCGGTCGTCGGCCTCTCCCCCATCGTCGGGGACGCTCCCGTGCGGGGAATGGCGGACAAGGTGCTGGCCGCGGTGGGCGTCGAGTCGACGGCCGCGGCGGTGGCCCGGCACTACGGTTCGGGGCTGCTGGACGGCTGGCTGGTCGACACGGTGGACGCCGGGGCGGTCGACGAGGTCGAGGCGGCGGGGATCCGCTGCCGTGCGGTGCCGCTGATGATGACGGACGTGGACGCGACGGCCGAGATGGCCCGCCAGGCGCTGGCGCTGGCCGAGGAGGTACGGGCATGA
- a CDS encoding peptidoglycan recognition protein family protein has translation MRTLLATSIGVTCAAALTLPLAVPASSTSTSATFSSARAPASVEPAAELPGSTQSLPLSPLAPASTRATGAPTTGAAQGLPRRDARPFSLVGVVWDDADAELHGTVQIRTRATGTTTWSGWQDIETHNTEHAADEGSAEREAGKVRGSTAPLWVGDSDGVEVRVNQEPADPRNRAATSVALPGGLRLELVDPGADPRQPVAGRARSAARTASVIPALTQEDSAREAVVAAGAKPYIGPRPRIITRKGWGANEKLRERRFVYTKKVKAAFVHHSATGNNYRCSQAPAVLRSIYRYHVKSSGWRDFGYNFAVDKCGNIYEGRAGGVTKAVLGAHTLGFNTNSMGVVVLGTFTSKNPPAAAVNSIAKLTAWKLGLFGANPKGKTTLVSGGSNKYKKGKKVKLNVISGHRDGFATECPGKRLYKKLGTARTTSARLQGR, from the coding sequence ATGCGCACTCTTCTCGCCACCTCGATCGGCGTCACCTGTGCGGCGGCGCTCACCCTGCCGCTCGCCGTACCCGCGTCCTCCACGTCCACTTCCGCCACTTTCTCCTCGGCCCGTGCACCCGCCTCCGTCGAGCCCGCCGCCGAACTGCCGGGTTCGACGCAGTCGCTGCCCCTGTCCCCGCTCGCCCCCGCGAGCACCCGGGCCACCGGAGCACCCACGACCGGCGCCGCGCAGGGGCTGCCCCGACGCGACGCACGGCCCTTCTCCCTGGTCGGAGTGGTCTGGGACGACGCCGACGCCGAACTGCACGGCACGGTCCAGATCCGCACCCGTGCCACCGGCACCACGACCTGGTCCGGCTGGCAGGACATCGAGACGCACAACACCGAGCACGCCGCCGACGAGGGCAGCGCCGAGCGCGAAGCGGGCAAGGTCCGTGGCTCGACCGCCCCGCTCTGGGTCGGCGACTCGGACGGCGTCGAGGTGCGGGTGAACCAGGAGCCCGCCGACCCGCGGAACCGGGCGGCCACCTCCGTGGCACTCCCCGGGGGCCTGCGCCTCGAACTCGTCGACCCCGGCGCGGACCCGCGGCAGCCCGTCGCGGGACGCGCCCGCTCGGCCGCCCGGACGGCGTCGGTGATCCCCGCCCTGACCCAGGAGGACTCGGCGCGGGAAGCGGTCGTCGCGGCAGGCGCGAAGCCGTACATCGGCCCGCGGCCGCGCATCATCACGCGCAAGGGCTGGGGCGCGAACGAGAAGCTCCGCGAGCGCCGGTTCGTGTACACCAAGAAGGTCAAGGCCGCCTTCGTGCACCACAGCGCCACCGGCAACAACTACCGCTGCTCCCAGGCGCCCGCCGTCCTGCGCAGCATCTACCGCTACCACGTCAAGAGCAGCGGCTGGCGCGACTTCGGCTACAACTTCGCCGTCGACAAGTGCGGAAACATCTACGAGGGGCGCGCCGGGGGCGTGACCAAGGCCGTCCTCGGGGCGCACACGCTCGGGTTCAACACCAACAGCATGGGGGTCGTGGTCCTCGGCACCTTCACCTCCAAGAACCCGCCCGCCGCCGCGGTGAACTCCATCGCCAAACTCACCGCCTGGAAGCTCGGACTGTTCGGAGCGAACCCCAAGGGCAAGACCACGCTGGTCTCCGGAGGCAGCAATAAGTACAAGAAGGGCAAGAAGGTCAAACTCAACGTCATCTCCGGCCATCGGGACGGATTCGCAACCGAATGCCCTGGAAAGCGTCTCTACAAGAAGCTCGGCACGGCACGGACCACCTCCGCACGTCTGCAGGGCCGCTGA